A genome region from Hevea brasiliensis isolate MT/VB/25A 57/8 chromosome 9, ASM3005281v1, whole genome shotgun sequence includes the following:
- the LOC110646554 gene encoding receptor protein kinase-like protein ZAR1 has protein sequence MKSHKSESLKDILCFLSSLQFPVENMLPLLAFFISHCIALATSLNNEGFALLSFKQSLENSTAGYLDNWNLSDINPCSWYGVRCKEGRVIFLNLPDKRLSGFLYLDTGKLASLRHLNLKNNCFYGSLPVKLFSGTGLTTLKLSGNSFSGPVPDEMGNLKDLRILDLSQNSFNRSIPSSLLHCRKLRQLLLSQNSFTGFLPDGFGTNLVMLQKLNLSFNNFSGFIPSDLGNLSNLQGALDLSHNLFNGSVPASLANLPGSVYINLSYNNLSGAIPQNDVLLNVGPTAFIGNPLLCGLPLKTFCPSSPKPLPYKPTQQSPGGSSGRSRRLVIAIVASTVLGICLISVLFSYWYRKVYVCKGGKRVEGSTFEEKSIVRKEMFCFRTDDLESLSENMEQYIFMPLDSQVKFDLEQLLKASAFLLGKSRIGIVYKVVLERGPTVAVRRLEDGGSQRYREFQTEVEAIGKIRHPNIVTLLAYCWCINEKLLIFDYIPNGDLATAIHGKTGMTYLKPLSWSTRLRIVKGVAKGLSFLHEFSPKKYVHGNLKPGNILLGENMEPRISDFGLNRLTYTAEESLAVHLDQLTSGTPHQGSPYALTPTNSSPIMSYYEAPEGSKASKPSQKWDVYSFGVILLEMISGKSPIMQTGSSEMGLVQWIQLSTEVKPLSDVLDPFLVHDMGKKDEMVAVLNIALACVHVSPDKRPSMRIVSDTLERLASFT, from the exons ATGAAGTCCCACAAAAGCGAGAGCCTTAAAGATATTCTCTGCTTTCTCTCTTCTCTGCAATTTCCTGTAGAGAATATGTTGCCTTTGCTAGCTTTCTTCATATCCCACTGTATTGCACTTGCTACTTCTCTAAATAATGAAGGTTTTGCTCTTCTGTCCTTTAAACAGTCCTTAGAGAACTCCACTGCTGGTTATCTTGATAACTGGAACTTGTCTGACATCAACCCGTGTTCGTGGTATGGAGTTCGATGCAAAGAGGGACGAGTCATTTTTCTCAATCTTCCAGATAAGAGACTTTCTGGATTTCTATATCTTGATACTGGGAAGCTGGCTTCTCTTCGCCATCTTAATCTCAAGAACAATTGCTTCTATGGAAGCTTGCCTGTTAAGCTGTTTAGTGGAACAGGGTTAACAACATTGAAACTCTCAGGAAATTCATTTTCTGGGCCAGTTCCTGATGAGATGGGGAACCTCAAGGACCTGCGGATCCTTGATCTTTCACAGAATTCTTTCAATCGTTCAATACCTTCATCTCTTCTTCATTGCAGGAAACTGAGGCAGCTTTTACTTAGTCAAAACAGCTTCACCGGCTTTCTACCAGATGGGTTCGGAACCAATTTGGTAATGCTCCAGAAACTGAATCTTTCATTTAATAACTTTAGTGGTTTTATCCCCAGTGACCTAGGCAATTTGTCGAATTTGCAAGGAGCTCTTGACCTATCTCACAATCTTTTTAATGGTTCTGTTCCTGCAAGTCTAGCAAATCTTCCTGGATCAGTCTATATTAATCTCTCTTATAACAATCTAAGTGGTGCCATACCACAAAATGATGTTCTTCTGAATGTAGGACCAACAGCTTTTATTGGCAACCCTCTCCTCTGTGGGCTCCCATTGAAAACTTTTTGCCCTTCAAGTCCAAAACCCTTACCATATAAACCAACTCAACAATCTCCAGGAGGCAGCTCTGGGCGGAGCCGGCGTCTTGTGATTGCCATTGTTGCCAGTACAGTGTTGGGAATTTGCCTTATCAGTGTGCTGTTCTCTTACTGGTACAGGAAAGTCTATGTTTGTAAAGGGGGCAAACGTGTTGAGGGCAGTACTTTTGAAGAGAAATCAATAGTTAGAAAGGAAATGTTCTGCTTCAGAACAGATGACTTGGAGTCTCTATCTGAAAATATGGAGCAGTACATTTTCATGCCGTTAGACTCCCAAGTTAAATTTGATCTCGAACAACTTCTGAAAGCTTCTGCTTTTCTTCTGGGAAAGAGCAGAATAGGCATTGTCTATAAAGTTGTTCTAGAAAGGGGGCCAACTGTAGCAGTGAGAAGACTAGAAGATGGAGGTTCTCAAAGGTACAGGGAATTTCAAACTGAAGTGGAAGCAATTGGAAAGATTAGGCACCCAAACATAGTCACTCTTCTGGCTTATTGCTGGTGTATCAATGAGAAGCTACTAATCTTTGATTACATACCCAATGGTGATCTTGCCACTGCAATTCATG GAAAAACAGGAATGACATACTTGAAACCTCTTTCATGGTCTACTCGCCTTAGAATCGTGAAAGGAGTAGCGAAGGGATTGTCTTTTCTACATGAATTCAGCCCCAAAAAATATGTCCATGGAAATCTAAAGCCTGGCAATATTCTGCTTGGAGAGAACATGGAACCACGCATCTCTGATTTTGGACTTAATCGTCTAACTTACACAGCTGAAGAATCACTAGCAGTACATTTAGACCAACTGACAAGCGGCACACCACATCAGGGGTCCCCATATGCACTCACGCCAACAAATTCAAGCCCAATTATGTCTTACTATGAAGCTCCAGAGGGCTCAAAAGCCTCCAAGCCATCACAGAAGTGGGATGTTTATTCGTTCGGAGTGATTTTACTGGAGATGATTTCTGGGAAGTCGCCAATTATGCAGACGGGTTCATCAGAAATGGGTCTTGTACAATGGATTCAGCTTAGCACTGAAGTTAAGCCACTCTCCGATGTGTTAGATCCTTTTTTAGTTCATGATATGGGGAAGAAAGATGAGATGGTAGCAGTACTTAACATCGCTCTTGCTTGTGTACACGTGAGCCCTGATAAGAGACCTTCTATGAGGATTGTTAGTGATACTCTGGAAAGATTGGCCTCATTCACTTGA
- the LOC110646553 gene encoding protein PLASTID MOVEMENT IMPAIRED 2 has protein sequence MDRRAFDDRRRIGTVKAAINLYGERILEGSSSLKKPLMDLPEKSSSRAKELHTAKRDMARNKQSRRAAYSVKKQAESELWNAKKALKDLAFQTEESSSKARARMRDMEALKKSSKREDKALADRSFSSHKYEEMMRELEHVNQELSKLKLDMTSVLEEKTRAEKEIEGSCSKLMSNLSTAEALRKEIEEVNEEQVLVELARIEALKDYGEIEAQRKKEASEFSSERETTRNKTKDVIEEIDRSKELGSKLAGTLSEVNVLQNELKLVKYIEKKVLTNDTLKHSGVSFRKIENLEDSISLRSITEELEAAKKELASIREEGFQFMSSMDVIRSELKHVMEETFVLKKTEQKADLTVQNLNSKLLRAKSKLEAVTAAEAKAKSMVSNLSFTLEQLKTQAEVAKKEKELVSTETANIKVEIQKTVSEIDKTEERLPTAMQELEAEKASEAFALQNLQNLIENTMRARASASQQSSSITISKFEYEYLTGRAARAEEIADKKVAAAQAWVEALKANEKEILMKIEIAHREIRTTRVEEEQQAYRTETSLSGKRVAEGEIGNWRNKHEKNTQAENLERPLQRKSMKSNGNLTPRKSIKCNGN, from the exons ATGGATAGAAGAGCGTTTGATGATAGAAGAAGAATTGGGACAGTGAAGGCAGCCATTAATCTGTACGGAGAAAGAATTCTTGAAGGTAGTTCTTCACTGAAGAAACCACTGATGGATTTACCTGAG AAGTCTTCTTCAAGAGCGAAAGAGCTGCACACTGCAAAGAGAGACATGGCCAGAAATAAACAGAGTAGAAGGGCTGCATATTCAGTGAAAAAACAAGCAGAATCTGAGCTCTGGAATGCAAAAAAGGCACTGAAAGATCTTGCTTTCCAAACTGAGGAATCATCCTCCAAGGCAAGAGCAAGGATGAGAGATATGGAAGCACTAAAGAAGTCAAGTAAGCGTGAAGATAAGGCTTTGGCGGATAGGAGTTTCTCAAGTCATAAATATGAGGAAATGATGAGAGAATTGGAACATGTGAATCAAGAATTGAGTAAACTTAAGCTTGATATGACTTCTGTTTTGGAAGAGAAGACACGGGCTGAGAAGGAAATTGAAGGCTCATGTTCTAAATTAATGTCTAATCTGAGCACTGCGGAAGCACTCAGGAAGGAGATTGAGGAGGTAAATGAGGAGCAAGTGCTAGTTGAGTTGGCGAGGATTGAGGCATTGAAAGATTATGGAGAAATTGAGGCTCAAAGAAAGAAGGAAGCCAGCGAATTCTCATCTGAAAGGGAGACGACTAGAAACAAAACGAAAGATGTTATTGAGGAGATTGATCGCTCCAAGGAGCTTGGGTCTAAATTGGCTGGTACATTATCAGAGGTAAATGTGCTACAGAATGAGCTAAAGCTTGTTAAATATATAGAGAAAAAGGTACTGACAAATGATACCTTGAAGCATTCAGGAGTTAGCTTCCGAAAAATCGAAAATTTGGAGGATTCAATTTCGTTGAGGTCGATCACGGAAGAATTGGAGGCGGCAAAGAAAGAATTGGCTTCAATTAGAGAAGAGGGTTTTCAGTTCATGTCCTCAATGGACGTCATAAGGAGTGAGCTCAAACATGTAATGGAAGAAACTTTTGTGTTGAAGAAAACAGAACAGAAGGCAGATTTAACAGTTCAAAATCTGAATTCAAAGCTTCTCAGAGCGAAATCTAAACTGGAAGCTGTAACTGCAGCTGAGGCAAAAGCTAAATCAATGGTCTCCAATCTGTCTTTCACTCTTGAACAGTTAAAGACACAAGCAGAGGTGGCAAAGAAAGAGAAGGAGCTTGTTAGTACAGAAACAGCTAATATCAAAGTGGAAATCCAGAAAACTGTGTCTGAGATAGACAAAACCGAAGAAAGATTGCCGACTGCAATGCAAGAACTTGAGGCAGAAAAAGCATCGGAAGCTTTTGCTCTTCAGAATCTGCAAAATCTTATTGAGAATACCATGAGAGCCAGAGCTTCTGCTTCTCAACAAAGTTCCTCAATTACCATCTCAAAGTTCGAATACGAGTACTTAACTGGACGAGCAGCAAGGGCTGAAGAAATTGCAGATAAAAAGGTAGCAGCAGCTCAAGCATGGGTGGAAGCATTGAAAGCCAATGAGAAGGAGATACTGATGAAAATTGAAATAGCTCATAGAGAAATCCGAACGACTAGGGTGGAAGAAGAGCAGCAGGCATATAGAACTGAGACGTCACTTTCTGGAAAGAGAGTAGCGGAAGGAGAAATCGGAAACTGGAGAAACAAGCATGAGAAAAACACGCAAGCTGAGAACTTGGAAAGACCATTGCAGAGAAAATCCATGAAAAGTAATGGGAATTTGACTCCAAGAAAGTCCATAAAATGTAATGGTAACTAG